From Yersinia hibernica, a single genomic window includes:
- the gntT gene encoding gluconate transporter, whose product MPLVIVAVGVAMLLLLMIRFKLNGFISLILVALAVGVMQGMPVDKVVSSIKAGVGGTLGSLALIMGFGAMLGKLLADCGGAQRIATTLIDKFGKKHIQWAVVLTGFTVGFALFYEVGFVLLLPLVFSIAASARIPLLYVGVPMAAALSVTHGFLPPHPGPTAIATIFHADMGKTLLYGTLLAIPTVILAGPVFARFLKGIDKPVPEGLYNPKTFTDEEMPSFGVSVSTALVPVILMALRAVAEMILPKGHPILSYAEFLGDPVIATLIAVLIAIFTFGLNRGRSMESVMDTVTDSIKIIAMMLLVIGGGGAFKQVLVDSGVDHYIASMMNSSGLSPILMAWSIAAVLRIALGSATVAAITAGGIVAPLIATTGASPELMVIAVGSGSVIFSHVNDPGFWLFKEYFNLTIVETFKSWSVLETIISVCGLVGCLLLATVI is encoded by the coding sequence ATGCCATTAGTCATTGTTGCGGTTGGCGTTGCCATGCTGCTGTTACTGATGATACGTTTCAAACTCAACGGATTTATCTCGCTGATATTGGTCGCGCTGGCGGTCGGTGTCATGCAAGGGATGCCGGTCGATAAAGTCGTCAGCTCAATCAAAGCAGGGGTCGGTGGCACACTGGGCAGCTTGGCGCTCATTATGGGCTTCGGTGCCATGCTCGGTAAATTACTGGCTGACTGCGGTGGCGCTCAACGAATTGCCACCACTTTAATTGATAAATTTGGCAAAAAGCACATTCAGTGGGCGGTGGTACTAACTGGTTTCACCGTCGGTTTTGCCCTGTTTTATGAAGTCGGTTTTGTATTGTTGCTGCCGCTGGTATTCAGTATCGCCGCTTCAGCCCGCATTCCATTGCTGTATGTCGGTGTCCCGATGGCCGCCGCGCTGTCTGTGACTCACGGCTTCTTGCCCCCTCACCCCGGCCCCACCGCCATTGCCACCATTTTCCACGCCGACATGGGCAAAACCCTGTTGTACGGGACGCTGCTGGCCATCCCTACGGTGATTCTGGCCGGCCCGGTATTTGCTCGTTTCCTGAAAGGCATTGATAAGCCGGTTCCTGAGGGGCTGTATAACCCGAAAACATTTACTGATGAAGAAATGCCCAGTTTTGGGGTCAGTGTCAGCACTGCGCTGGTGCCGGTTATTTTGATGGCATTGCGCGCGGTGGCAGAAATGATTTTGCCCAAAGGCCACCCGATTCTCTCTTATGCCGAGTTTCTCGGTGATCCGGTCATTGCGACCCTGATTGCGGTGTTAATTGCGATTTTCACTTTTGGTTTAAACCGTGGCCGCTCAATGGAGTCGGTGATGGATACCGTGACTGACTCCATCAAAATTATCGCGATGATGCTGTTGGTTATTGGCGGCGGCGGGGCTTTCAAGCAAGTTTTAGTCGACAGCGGGGTTGATCACTATATCGCCAGCATGATGAACAGTAGCGGGCTATCACCAATTCTGATGGCATGGTCAATTGCAGCCGTCCTGCGTATTGCACTGGGTTCAGCGACTGTAGCCGCCATTACCGCCGGGGGGATTGTGGCACCCTTAATCGCCACCACCGGTGCCAGCCCTGAATTGATGGTGATTGCCGTGGGCTCTGGCAGCGTGATTTTCTCTCACGTCAATGACCCTGGCTTCTGGCTATTTAAAGAATACTTTAACCTGACTATCGTCGAGACGTTCAAATCATGGTCAGTGTTAGAAACCATCATTTCAGTCTGTGGGTTAGTCGGCTGTTTGTTGTTAGCCACTGTGATTTAA
- a CDS encoding GNAT family N-acetyltransferase, which translates to MKNVQIRHVEPTDYPALQQLFAHPLVYRDTLQLPLPSLDMWAKKIKDIPPGMHNLVACIDENIVGQLTVEANQRARRRHVATFGIAVDASFYRKGVGSALMAAMIDLCDNWLNIQRIELTVFVDNQAAIALYRKFGFDIEGTSPRYAFRDGKFVDAHHMGRIKISE; encoded by the coding sequence ATGAAAAATGTGCAGATACGCCATGTGGAACCCACCGATTATCCGGCCTTGCAGCAGCTATTTGCTCATCCACTGGTTTATCGCGACACATTACAGCTTCCTCTGCCATCTTTAGACATGTGGGCAAAAAAAATCAAAGATATACCACCGGGGATGCATAATTTGGTGGCATGTATTGATGAGAATATTGTTGGTCAACTTACTGTTGAAGCAAACCAGCGGGCACGCCGCCGTCATGTTGCTACTTTTGGCATTGCTGTTGATGCTAGTTTTTACAGGAAAGGGGTAGGCAGTGCATTGATGGCAGCCATGATTGACTTATGCGATAACTGGCTGAATATACAACGTATTGAATTAACAGTGTTTGTCGATAATCAGGCAGCAATCGCCTTATACCGTAAATTTGGGTTTGACATTGAAGGTACCAGCCCACGCTATGCTTTCCGTGATGGCAAGTTTGTTGATGCCCATCATATGGGCCGGATTAAAATATCAGAATAA
- a CDS encoding gluconokinase produces MAGRSIIVMGVSGSGKTTVGEAVARRIHAKFIDGDDLHPRANIQKMGSGHPLNDEDRMPWLERLSDAAYSLNHKNETGIIVCSALKRRYRDRLREGNPEMVFLYLKGSFDVIMGRLKARSGHFMPTDLLKSQFEALEEPGPEEPDVICVDIDADIDEVVQRCVLALEKQAR; encoded by the coding sequence ATGGCAGGACGTAGCATTATCGTGATGGGTGTGTCGGGTAGCGGTAAAACCACGGTGGGAGAAGCCGTGGCGCGCCGCATTCATGCCAAATTTATTGACGGCGATGACCTGCATCCCCGAGCCAATATCCAAAAAATGGGCAGTGGGCATCCGCTCAATGATGAAGATCGTATGCCGTGGCTGGAGCGCCTGAGCGATGCAGCTTATAGCCTGAACCATAAGAATGAAACCGGCATTATTGTCTGTTCGGCACTGAAACGCCGCTATCGCGACCGCCTGCGGGAAGGCAATCCGGAAATGGTATTTTTATATCTGAAAGGCAGTTTCGATGTGATCATGGGGAGGCTAAAAGCGCGTTCCGGCCATTTTATGCCCACTGATTTATTAAAAAGTCAGTTTGAAGCATTAGAAGAGCCAGGGCCAGAAGAGCCGGATGTGATTTGTGTGGATATTGATGCGGACATTGATGAAGTTGTACAGCGGTGTGTGTTGGCGCTGGAAAAGCAAGCCCGATAG
- a CDS encoding YhgN family NAAT transporter, whose amino-acid sequence MTEMIAATVLLFLIMDPLGNLPIFMSVLKHLEPKRRRVVLIRELLIALILMLIFLFAGEKILAFLNLRTETVSISGGIILFLIAIKMIFPSPESNVTGLSAGEEPFLVPLAIPLVAGPSILATLMLLSHQYPNQLSHLVLALMIAWGLSAAILLMSNLFLRLLGNKGVSALERLMGLILVMLSTQMFLDGVRAYLTK is encoded by the coding sequence ATGACTGAGATGATTGCAGCAACTGTGTTGCTGTTTTTGATTATGGACCCGCTGGGAAATTTACCGATTTTTATGTCGGTGCTTAAGCATCTGGAGCCTAAGCGGCGGCGCGTGGTCTTGATTCGCGAATTGCTGATCGCCCTGATATTGATGCTGATTTTCCTGTTTGCAGGTGAGAAAATTTTGGCATTCTTGAATTTACGCACTGAAACGGTATCGATATCCGGCGGTATCATTTTGTTTTTAATCGCCATTAAGATGATTTTCCCCTCGCCCGAAAGCAATGTGACCGGGCTATCTGCGGGGGAAGAACCTTTCCTGGTGCCACTGGCCATTCCATTAGTGGCCGGCCCGTCTATTCTGGCGACCCTGATGTTGCTGTCGCATCAATACCCTAATCAACTGAGTCACTTAGTGCTGGCATTGATGATTGCCTGGGGTTTATCGGCGGCAATTTTATTGATGTCGAATCTATTCCTGCGCTTGCTGGGCAATAAAGGCGTCAGTGCATTAGAGCGGCTGATGGGGTTAATTTTGGTGATGTTATCAACGCAGATGTTTTTGGATGGCGTGCGGGCATATCTGACTAAGTGA
- a CDS encoding Gfo/Idh/MocA family protein, which translates to MSLNIGVIGTGAIGQDHIRRCSKVLQGGRVVAVTDINREHATKVIRDLGIEANIYADGYDVINAKEVDAVLVTSWGPSHEEFVLAAVAAGKYVFCEKPLAVTAEGCKRIVEAEAAQGKRLVQVGFMRPYDQGYRALKEVITSGKIGEPLMLHCAHRNPRVGENYTTNMAITDTLIHEIDVLRWLLDDDYISVQVVFPRKAKYAKAHLKDPQVVLFETAKGTRIDVEIFVNCQYGYDIQCEVVGDNGIAKLPEPSSVLLRSEARLSHEILTDWKDRFIDAYDVELQAFINDVLAEKLTGPSAWDGFAAAVTADACIAAQDNGEIVPISLPPRPAFYNK; encoded by the coding sequence ATGTCGTTAAATATTGGTGTGATTGGAACGGGTGCTATTGGTCAGGATCATATTCGCCGTTGTAGCAAGGTATTGCAGGGTGGTCGTGTAGTCGCAGTGACTGATATTAATCGTGAGCATGCCACTAAGGTTATTCGTGACTTGGGCATCGAAGCGAATATATATGCTGATGGCTATGACGTGATTAATGCAAAAGAAGTGGATGCGGTGTTAGTGACCTCTTGGGGGCCAAGTCACGAAGAGTTCGTGTTGGCCGCTGTGGCTGCGGGTAAGTACGTATTTTGTGAAAAACCTTTGGCGGTGACCGCTGAAGGATGTAAGCGGATTGTAGAAGCGGAAGCTGCACAAGGTAAACGCTTGGTTCAAGTTGGTTTTATGCGACCTTATGATCAAGGTTATCGCGCACTTAAAGAAGTGATAACCAGTGGCAAGATTGGTGAGCCATTAATGTTACATTGCGCTCACCGTAACCCGCGAGTTGGTGAGAATTACACCACGAACATGGCTATCACTGACACATTAATTCATGAAATTGATGTACTGCGCTGGCTGCTAGATGATGATTATATCTCTGTTCAGGTTGTTTTCCCGCGTAAAGCCAAGTATGCCAAAGCACATCTGAAAGACCCGCAAGTCGTACTGTTTGAAACGGCTAAAGGGACACGCATTGATGTTGAGATTTTTGTGAACTGCCAGTATGGCTATGATATTCAATGCGAAGTTGTGGGCGATAACGGCATTGCAAAATTACCTGAACCCTCCTCAGTATTGCTGCGTAGTGAAGCGCGCTTATCACATGAAATTCTCACCGACTGGAAAGATCGTTTTATTGATGCCTACGATGTCGAGTTACAAGCTTTTATCAATGATGTATTAGCGGAAAAACTCACTGGGCCTTCTGCTTGGGATGGCTTTGCGGCCGCAGTTACTGCAGATGCTTGTATTGCTGCGCAGGATAATGGCGAGATTGTCCCAATAAGCTTGCCGCCACGGCCCGCTTTTTATAATAAATAA
- the asd gene encoding aspartate-semialdehyde dehydrogenase, with product MKNVGFIGWRGMVGSVLMQRMIEERDFDGIRPVFFSTSQHGQAAPSFTGQQGTLQDAYDIDALSALDIIITCQGGDYTNEIYPKLRETGWQGYWIDAASSLRMRDDAIIILDPVNHGVIQQGLDKGIKTFAGGNCTVSLMLMSLGGLFANDLVEWASVATYQAASGGGARHMRELLTQMGMLHADVAKELQDPASAILDIERKVTAATRSGKLPTDNFGVPLAGSLIPWIDKALDNGQSREEWKGQAETNKILNTSHVIPVDGLCVRIGALRCHSQAFTLKLKKDVPLPEIEQLLATHNDWVRVIPNDRELSMRELTPAAVTGTLNTPVGRLRKLNMGPEYLSAFTVGDQLLWGAAEPLRRMLRILL from the coding sequence ATGAAAAACGTTGGTTTTATCGGCTGGCGCGGTATGGTCGGCTCAGTTCTCATGCAGCGCATGATTGAAGAACGCGACTTTGACGGTATCCGCCCGGTCTTTTTCTCTACCTCTCAACACGGCCAAGCAGCACCGTCTTTCACGGGGCAGCAAGGTACGTTGCAAGACGCTTATGATATTGATGCGCTGAGTGCATTGGATATTATCATTACTTGCCAAGGTGGGGATTATACCAACGAAATCTATCCAAAGCTGCGGGAAACTGGCTGGCAAGGTTATTGGATTGACGCCGCTTCTTCTCTGCGTATGCGCGATGACGCGATTATTATTCTGGATCCGGTGAACCACGGGGTGATTCAGCAGGGGCTAGATAAGGGCATCAAGACCTTTGCGGGCGGTAACTGTACGGTCAGCCTGATGCTGATGTCATTGGGCGGCTTGTTTGCCAATGATTTGGTTGAATGGGCATCTGTCGCGACCTATCAGGCGGCATCTGGCGGCGGTGCGCGTCATATGCGCGAGTTATTAACACAAATGGGCATGTTGCACGCCGATGTGGCAAAAGAGTTGCAAGACCCCGCCTCGGCCATTTTGGATATCGAACGTAAAGTGACGGCGGCGACCCGCAGTGGCAAGCTGCCGACCGATAACTTTGGTGTGCCGCTGGCCGGTAGCTTGATTCCATGGATAGATAAAGCGCTGGATAACGGCCAGAGCCGTGAAGAATGGAAAGGCCAGGCCGAGACCAATAAAATCCTGAATACCAGCCATGTTATCCCGGTTGATGGCCTGTGTGTTCGTATCGGCGCACTGCGTTGTCATAGCCAGGCTTTCACGCTGAAGCTGAAAAAAGACGTGCCGCTACCCGAAATCGAGCAACTGCTGGCAACTCACAATGACTGGGTTCGTGTCATTCCGAATGACCGCGAACTGAGCATGCGCGAACTGACTCCAGCAGCGGTGACCGGCACATTGAACACCCCGGTGGGCCGCCTGCGTAAACTAAACATGGGGCCAGAATATCTCTCCGCCTTTACCGTCGGTGACCAGCTGCTATGGGGCGCGGCAGAGCCACTGCGCCGTATGCTGCGAATTCTGCTGTAA
- the gntR gene encoding gluconate operon transcriptional repressor GntR yields MKKKRPVLQDVANMVGVTKMTISRYLRNPEQVSAVLQEKIALALDELGYIPNRAPDILSNATSHAIGVLLPSLTNQVFAEVLRGIESVTDAHGYQTMLAHYGYQKEREELRLTSLLSYNIDGLILSERHHTARTLKMIEVAGIPVIELMDCSSPCIDLAVGFNNFEAARQMTQQIIAKGHRYVVYFGARQDERTVIKQQGYEQAMRESGLEPRSVMTSRSSSYSAGAELLREAQANYPQVDSIFCTNDDLAIGAVFECQRQGLSIPQDMAIAGFHGHDIGQSMVPKLASVLTPRERMGQIGAERLLARLRGEAVTPKMVDVGFTILPGGSI; encoded by the coding sequence ATGAAGAAAAAAAGGCCAGTGCTACAAGATGTTGCCAATATGGTTGGCGTCACTAAAATGACTATCAGCCGTTATTTGCGCAATCCAGAACAAGTTTCTGCGGTGTTGCAGGAAAAAATTGCATTGGCGCTAGATGAACTCGGCTATATCCCTAATCGCGCCCCCGATATCCTCTCCAATGCTACCAGCCATGCTATCGGTGTATTACTGCCGTCATTAACTAACCAAGTTTTTGCCGAGGTGCTGCGGGGGATTGAAAGTGTGACGGATGCCCACGGTTATCAAACCATGTTGGCACATTATGGCTATCAGAAAGAACGTGAAGAGCTGCGGCTGACCTCTTTGCTTTCCTACAATATTGATGGACTAATCCTCTCCGAGCGCCACCACACCGCGCGTACACTGAAAATGATTGAGGTCGCGGGCATTCCTGTTATTGAGCTAATGGATTGTTCCTCACCTTGCATTGATTTAGCGGTAGGTTTTAACAACTTTGAAGCTGCACGGCAGATGACGCAGCAGATTATCGCCAAAGGTCATCGCTACGTCGTGTATTTTGGCGCGCGGCAGGATGAGCGGACGGTAATTAAGCAGCAAGGTTATGAGCAGGCGATGCGGGAGTCAGGTCTAGAGCCGAGGAGTGTAATGACCAGCCGGTCTTCATCCTATTCTGCTGGGGCGGAGTTGTTGCGCGAAGCGCAGGCGAATTACCCGCAAGTCGACAGTATTTTCTGTACCAATGATGATTTGGCAATTGGGGCAGTATTTGAATGTCAGCGCCAGGGGCTTTCTATCCCACAGGATATGGCGATAGCCGGTTTTCATGGCCATGATATTGGCCAGTCGATGGTGCCGAAGCTGGCCAGTGTGTTGACCCCGCGCGAAAGAATGGGGCAAATCGGTGCTGAGCGCTTGCTGGCTCGGTTGCGCGGAGAGGCGGTGACACCCAAAATGGTTGATGTGGGTTTCACCATCCTCCCCGGTGGCAGTATTTAA
- the iolE gene encoding myo-inosose-2 dehydratase, with amino-acid sequence MNKDRVKLAIAPIGWTNDDMPDLGKENTFQQCISEMALAGFTGSEVGSKYPRDPNVLKPMLEVRGIQICNAWFSTFFADDQHAKTIDEFINHMNFLHAMGAKVIGCSEQSKSIQGTTKAVFDEKPYFTDIEWQRVADGYNELAKIAATKGMQVCLHHHMGTGIQTSEEIDRYMSMVNDDVYLLFDTGHAYYSEGSQEAMLAILEKYLPRINHVHLKDVRDEIVAEVKAKKLSFLDGVKKGTFTVPSDGVIDFRPVFNLLDKKGYQGWMVVEAEQDPALANPFEYAVKARRYIKETAGI; translated from the coding sequence ATGAATAAAGATCGTGTGAAGTTGGCAATCGCTCCTATTGGTTGGACGAATGACGATATGCCGGATTTAGGCAAAGAAAATACTTTCCAACAATGTATCAGTGAAATGGCACTGGCTGGGTTTACCGGTAGTGAAGTTGGCAGTAAATATCCACGAGATCCTAACGTATTGAAACCTATGCTTGAAGTTCGTGGTATACAGATTTGCAATGCATGGTTCAGTACCTTCTTTGCTGATGATCAACACGCTAAAACGATTGATGAATTTATTAATCACATGAATTTTCTCCATGCCATGGGAGCAAAAGTGATTGGTTGTTCAGAACAAAGTAAAAGTATTCAGGGAACTACAAAAGCCGTATTTGACGAGAAACCTTACTTTACTGATATTGAATGGCAACGCGTCGCGGATGGGTATAACGAGTTAGCTAAAATTGCTGCAACGAAAGGGATGCAGGTGTGTTTACATCACCATATGGGAACCGGTATTCAAACCAGTGAAGAAATAGACCGTTATATGAGTATGGTTAACGATGATGTATATCTGCTATTTGATACCGGTCATGCCTATTATTCCGAGGGTAGCCAAGAGGCAATGTTAGCTATTTTAGAAAAATACTTACCGCGTATTAATCATGTTCATCTTAAAGATGTTCGTGATGAGATAGTTGCGGAAGTTAAAGCAAAAAAACTCAGTTTCCTTGATGGTGTGAAAAAAGGCACTTTCACAGTACCTAGCGATGGTGTCATTGATTTTCGCCCAGTATTTAACTTGCTAGACAAAAAAGGCTATCAGGGATGGATGGTGGTAGAGGCAGAGCAAGACCCAGCGCTTGCTAATCCATTTGAGTATGCGGTGAAAGCCCGCCGTTATATCAAAGAAACAGCGGGTATTTAG
- the iolD gene encoding 3D-(3,5/4)-trihydroxycyclohexane-1,2-dione acylhydrolase (decyclizing), with protein sequence MNKIRLTTAQALVRFLDNQYLQVDGQEIKFIKGIFAIFGHGNVLGMGQALEQNCGELVVHQGRNEQGMAHAAIGFAKQKLRQQIYACTSSVGPGSANMVTAAATATANRIPLLLLPGDVFASRQPDPVLQQIEQSHDLSISTNDVFKPVSKYWDRITRPEQLMSACINAMRVLTDPAETGAVTLCLPQDVQAEAYDYPDYFFQKRIHRFDRRPASTAMLADAIALLTSKRKPILVCGGGVKYSQAGQALQRFAECFGLPWVETQAGKGTISSEHELNLGGIGETGCLAANTLAKKADLVIGIGTRYTDFTTSSKWLFQNPDVSFLNINVSAFDAGKLDGLQLLADAREALSALHQQLGNTDYQASWGGEIAQVRAEQLAETKRVYQVEYSADDFTPEISDHLDREQVFAEFINKTGSSLTQSQVLGILNNQLPQDAIIVAAAGSLPGDLQRVWRTKGINGYHVEYGYSCMGYEVSAALGVKLAEPDREVYSLVGDGAFMMLHSELVTSIQERCKINVMLFDNMTNGCINNLQMEHGMDSYATEFRFRNQATGQLDGDFVPVDFAMLAAAYGCKTYRVSTEQQLIDALADARLQTVSTLIDIKVLPKTMVHKYLSWWRVGVAQVSESGRTDAIVRVLEQNIAKARDY encoded by the coding sequence ATGAATAAGATTCGGCTAACCACAGCACAGGCATTAGTCCGATTTTTGGACAATCAATACCTGCAAGTTGATGGCCAGGAAATCAAATTTATCAAAGGGATTTTTGCTATCTTTGGCCATGGTAATGTACTGGGGATGGGGCAGGCACTAGAGCAAAACTGTGGCGAGTTAGTGGTTCATCAAGGGCGAAATGAACAAGGAATGGCGCATGCTGCGATCGGTTTTGCAAAACAGAAATTACGCCAGCAAATTTATGCTTGTACATCATCTGTTGGGCCCGGAAGTGCCAATATGGTTACTGCTGCTGCGACTGCGACAGCTAATCGGATCCCATTGTTATTGCTTCCAGGTGATGTGTTTGCGTCGCGTCAACCTGACCCCGTACTACAGCAGATTGAGCAATCACATGACTTGAGCATCAGCACCAATGATGTTTTTAAGCCCGTCAGTAAATATTGGGATCGCATTACACGGCCAGAACAGTTGATGAGCGCGTGTATTAATGCCATGCGAGTCCTAACTGACCCAGCGGAAACCGGGGCAGTAACACTTTGTTTGCCACAGGATGTTCAGGCGGAAGCTTATGATTATCCTGATTATTTTTTCCAGAAGCGCATTCATCGTTTTGACCGGCGGCCTGCCAGCACGGCTATGTTGGCTGATGCTATTGCTTTACTGACCTCAAAACGTAAACCGATTTTGGTATGTGGCGGGGGAGTGAAATATTCACAAGCCGGTCAAGCATTGCAACGATTTGCGGAATGTTTTGGTTTGCCATGGGTAGAAACACAAGCCGGTAAAGGCACAATCAGCTCCGAACATGAACTAAATCTTGGTGGCATTGGTGAAACGGGCTGTCTTGCGGCTAACACATTGGCTAAAAAAGCTGATCTCGTGATTGGTATTGGCACTCGCTATACCGACTTTACGACCTCATCTAAGTGGTTGTTCCAGAATCCGGATGTTTCATTCCTCAATATTAACGTAAGCGCGTTCGATGCCGGAAAATTGGATGGTTTGCAACTACTGGCTGATGCGCGAGAAGCATTGTCAGCATTGCATCAGCAACTCGGTAATACTGATTATCAGGCGAGCTGGGGGGGCGAAATTGCGCAGGTGCGTGCTGAACAATTAGCGGAGACGAAGCGGGTCTATCAGGTGGAATACAGCGCTGATGATTTCACTCCTGAAATCAGTGACCATTTAGATCGTGAGCAGGTATTTGCCGAGTTTATCAATAAAACCGGCTCGTCTCTGACACAAAGTCAGGTTCTCGGGATACTCAATAATCAATTACCACAAGATGCAATCATTGTTGCCGCTGCTGGCAGCTTACCCGGTGATTTGCAGCGGGTGTGGCGCACGAAAGGAATCAATGGATATCACGTCGAGTATGGTTACTCCTGTATGGGCTACGAAGTCAGTGCTGCATTGGGCGTAAAGCTGGCAGAGCCGGATCGCGAAGTTTATTCGTTAGTCGGTGATGGTGCTTTCATGATGCTGCATTCTGAGTTGGTCACATCCATTCAAGAACGCTGCAAAATTAATGTGATGTTGTTCGATAACATGACAAACGGCTGTATCAATAATCTCCAGATGGAACATGGAATGGACAGCTATGCCACGGAATTCCGTTTCCGTAATCAGGCAACCGGCCAATTAGATGGTGATTTTGTTCCTGTCGATTTTGCCATGCTGGCTGCTGCCTATGGTTGTAAGACATACCGTGTTTCCACTGAGCAGCAACTGATTGATGCATTGGCTGATGCGCGTTTGCAGACGGTTTCAACCTTGATAGACATAAAAGTTCTGCCAAAGACCATGGTGCATAAGTATCTGAGTTGGTGGCGAGTCGGGGTTGCTCAGGTCTCTGAGAGTGGGAGGACGGACGCAATAGTGCGGGTGTTAGAGCAAAATATCGCTAAAGCTCGTGATTATTAG
- a CDS encoding pirin family protein has protein sequence MIYLRKAEERGHANHGWLDSWHTFSFADYYDPEFMGFSALRVINEDVIDAGQGFGTHPHKDMEILTYVLSGTVEHQDSMGNKEQIHAGEFQIMSAGTGIRHSEYNGRDDQPLHLYQIWIIPNKAGLEPRYEQRMFDIPQGRQLVLSPDARDGSLKVFQDMTLWRWALKRDEQSIYQPQAERRIWIQVVRGNVSINGHRAGTSDAFAIWDEAALSIHADEDSEILLFDLPPV, from the coding sequence ATGATTTATTTACGCAAAGCAGAAGAACGCGGCCATGCTAATCACGGTTGGCTGGACAGCTGGCATACCTTCTCATTTGCCGATTATTATGATCCAGAATTTATGGGTTTTTCAGCATTACGTGTGATTAATGAAGATGTTATCGATGCCGGCCAGGGTTTTGGTACCCACCCACATAAGGATATGGAAATTCTAACTTATGTGTTGTCCGGCACTGTTGAACACCAAGATAGCATGGGCAACAAAGAACAAATCCATGCGGGTGAATTCCAGATAATGAGTGCCGGCACCGGTATCCGCCATTCAGAATATAATGGCCGTGACGACCAACCGCTGCATTTATATCAGATTTGGATTATCCCGAATAAGGCTGGCTTAGAGCCGCGTTACGAGCAACGGATGTTTGATATCCCGCAAGGGCGGCAGCTTGTGTTATCACCGGATGCCCGTGATGGCTCGCTGAAAGTGTTCCAAGACATGACGTTATGGCGCTGGGCATTGAAACGCGATGAGCAGTCAATTTATCAGCCTCAGGCGGAGCGCCGTATCTGGATACAAGTTGTGCGCGGTAATGTGTCTATCAATGGTCACCGGGCCGGAACTAGTGATGCATTTGCTATTTGGGATGAAGCGGCACTTTCTATTCATGCCGATGAAGATAGTGAAATATTGTTGTTTGATTTACCGCCAGTCTAA